The following coding sequences lie in one Fimbriiglobus ruber genomic window:
- a CDS encoding cytochrome P450: MPPSSKLPPGPPGRFFSGNLHQFLPRRLDFFLDVAREYGDLATIRFGPRRIFLASHPDLIEQVLVTDAKHYIKHFGAQLYRPVLGNGLVLSEGDFWLRQRKLSQPAFLKSRVLTYAPLMGDLADRMLANWRPGEKVDVHYEFSSLTSAIALKTLFDLDDPGDREEFTNTLRESFDLMSYRIGNLLKFPLWIPTPHNLRLKRKVAHLYRVVDGFIAHGRARKEPGNDLLSRLIAARDEDGKPMTDRQLRDEAMTLYLAGHETTALTLSWSWHLLARHPKVEEKLVDEWKTVLNGRTPTVEDLTRLPYTDAVVTEAMRVYPPVYLIGRQATKDLELGGYRVPKGLTVFMAQWVSHRDPRYFPDPEEFRPERWLDGLASRLPRYAYYPFGGGPRVCIGNTFALMEAVIILAAVGQRFRFTLESHAPPEFEPQITLLPKDGIPAVLKRR; the protein is encoded by the coding sequence GTGCCCCCGTCTTCAAAACTGCCTCCCGGTCCTCCCGGCCGATTCTTTTCCGGCAACCTGCACCAGTTCCTTCCCCGGCGCCTCGACTTCTTTCTGGACGTCGCCCGCGAATACGGGGATCTGGCCACCATTCGCTTCGGCCCGCGGCGCATCTTCCTCGCCAGCCACCCGGATCTGATCGAGCAGGTTCTGGTCACAGACGCGAAGCATTACATCAAGCACTTCGGGGCACAACTATACCGCCCGGTTCTCGGCAACGGCCTCGTATTGAGCGAAGGCGATTTCTGGCTCCGGCAGCGAAAACTCTCCCAGCCCGCGTTTCTCAAGAGCCGGGTGTTGACTTACGCGCCGCTCATGGGCGACCTCGCCGACCGGATGCTCGCGAACTGGCGGCCCGGGGAAAAGGTCGACGTTCACTACGAATTCAGCTCACTGACCAGCGCGATCGCCTTGAAAACGCTGTTCGATCTGGACGACCCCGGCGACCGCGAAGAATTCACGAACACGCTGCGGGAATCGTTCGACCTGATGAGTTACCGGATCGGCAACCTACTCAAATTCCCCCTCTGGATACCCACACCCCACAACCTCCGGCTCAAGCGGAAGGTTGCCCACCTGTACCGCGTGGTCGACGGCTTCATCGCCCACGGCCGCGCGCGAAAAGAGCCGGGGAACGACCTGCTCTCCCGATTGATTGCCGCCCGCGACGAGGACGGCAAGCCGATGACCGACCGGCAACTTCGCGACGAGGCGATGACGCTCTACCTGGCCGGGCACGAAACGACCGCCCTCACGTTGTCCTGGAGCTGGCACCTCCTCGCCCGACACCCGAAGGTCGAGGAAAAGCTCGTCGACGAATGGAAGACGGTCCTGAATGGGCGAACGCCGACGGTCGAGGACTTGACCAGGCTCCCGTACACGGACGCCGTCGTCACCGAAGCGATGCGGGTTTACCCGCCCGTTTATCTGATCGGACGGCAGGCGACCAAGGATCTGGAACTGGGCGGGTATCGCGTCCCGAAGGGATTAACGGTGTTCATGGCCCAGTGGGTGTCCCACCGCGACCCGCGATATTTCCCGGACCCGGAGGAATTCCGCCCCGAGCGCTGGCTCGACGGCCTGGCGTCCCGGCTACCGCGTTACGCCTACTACCCGTTCGGCGGCGGCCCCCGTGTGTGCATCGGCAACACGTTTGCGCTGATGGAAGCGGTCATCATCCTCGCCGCGGTCGGGCAGCGGTTCCGGTTCACCCTGGAGTCGCACGCGCCGCCCGAATTCGAGCCGCAGATCACGCTGCTGCCGAAGGACGGCATTCCGGCCGTTTTGAAGCGGCGGTAA
- a CDS encoding glucuronate isomerase yields the protein MATDNLVRDLTAALDGVPLIDPHSHIDPHAPVSKSLDDILGYHYYTELAHSAGMPQTSLAKDVPLRERVREIVKYMSRFDNTAQYAWFVDIARTFLGFQGDRVTSADADALFDAAEKTFAQPDWEQQVFAKTKLEKIFLTNEFDDPLDGFDTAKYVPCLRTDTLVFHLDKPENRQRLVKTTGVEIGDAQTLRKAIWKLFAHFKAKGAKACAISLPPDFAPVPVSEGDLDRAVQTVCKGGLLSRGMFEAVQMAKGVLGVGGAETSAKDVLGLGVFWLLAEHCREFGLPFDLMIGVNRRVYEKGVYQGQDLFDRRTSLIQYRELFNHFPEVTFPISVLTSGQNQELVAYSWIFPNVVPNGHWWYSNIPTYIGRDLGERLQAVPKTKLVGYYSDAYKLEFVAPKYGMYRKILATTLADDFVRPGRLSEVEAVLLGTRLLRDNVREIFQV from the coding sequence GTGGCGACTGATAATTTGGTCCGCGACCTGACTGCCGCGCTGGACGGCGTTCCGCTGATCGACCCGCACTCGCACATCGACCCGCACGCCCCGGTCTCGAAGTCGCTCGACGACATCCTCGGCTACCACTACTACACCGAACTGGCTCATTCCGCCGGCATGCCCCAAACATCGTTGGCAAAAGACGTCCCGCTGCGCGAACGGGTGCGCGAGATCGTCAAGTACATGAGCCGGTTCGACAACACCGCCCAGTACGCCTGGTTCGTGGACATCGCCAGGACGTTCCTCGGCTTCCAGGGCGACCGCGTCACGTCCGCGGACGCCGACGCGCTGTTCGACGCGGCCGAGAAGACCTTCGCCCAGCCGGACTGGGAGCAGCAAGTTTTTGCCAAGACGAAGCTCGAAAAGATCTTCCTCACAAACGAATTCGACGACCCACTCGACGGGTTCGACACGGCGAAGTACGTCCCCTGCCTCCGCACGGACACACTCGTCTTCCACCTCGATAAACCCGAGAATCGGCAACGTCTCGTAAAGACGACCGGCGTGGAAATCGGCGACGCGCAGACGCTCCGCAAGGCGATCTGGAAGTTGTTCGCCCACTTCAAGGCGAAGGGCGCGAAGGCGTGTGCGATCTCGCTGCCGCCGGACTTCGCGCCGGTTCCCGTGTCTGAAGGCGACCTCGATCGGGCCGTCCAAACCGTTTGCAAGGGCGGGCTCCTCTCGCGGGGGATGTTCGAGGCCGTGCAAATGGCCAAGGGCGTCCTCGGCGTGGGTGGCGCGGAAACGTCCGCGAAGGACGTCCTCGGCCTCGGCGTCTTCTGGCTACTCGCCGAGCATTGCCGCGAGTTCGGGCTGCCATTCGATCTGATGATCGGCGTGAACCGCCGCGTTTACGAGAAGGGCGTCTACCAGGGCCAGGATCTCTTCGACCGGCGGACGAGCCTGATCCAGTACCGCGAGCTATTCAACCACTTCCCCGAAGTGACGTTCCCGATCTCGGTCCTGACGAGCGGGCAGAATCAGGAACTGGTCGCGTATTCGTGGATCTTCCCGAACGTGGTCCCGAACGGCCACTGGTGGTATTCAAACATCCCGACCTACATCGGCCGTGACCTGGGCGAGCGCCTTCAAGCGGTGCCGAAGACCAAGCTCGTCGGCTACTATTCCGATGCGTACAAGTTGGAGTTCGTCGCGCCGAAATATGGCATGTACCGTAAGATCCTGGCGACGACCCTGGCCGACGACTTCGTTCGCCCCGGGCGGCTGAGCGAGGTGGAAGCCGTCCTGCTCGGAACTCGGCTCCTCCGCGACAACGTCCGCGAAATCTTCCAGGTGTGA
- a CDS encoding extracellular solute-binding protein, with the protein MRLGLLCAFAIVLTAAGCRRADERVVVYCAQDQEVADEIFATVQAETPLKIAPKYDTEANKSVSLVVELEQETTRPRCDVHWNNEILGTIRLARKGIYQPYTSPSAAHFPAWSRAKDGTWQAFAERARVLLVNTNLVPPADRPKSLFDLTDPKWKGKLAMAKPQFGTTATQAACLLETVGPDAAKAFYLGLKANGVNIVPGNKQAATGVSEGKFAIGMTDTDDAYEELHAGKPVEIIFPDAAGYPAHPRHGTLFLPHTIAVVKGAPNPEGAKALIDRVLTMEGAMANKGAFQFPLNPEAKERPPTPLKGRAEVKAAEVDFDKAADLWDEAQTFLRREFAQ; encoded by the coding sequence ATGCGACTCGGCCTCTTATGCGCTTTCGCAATCGTCTTGACCGCGGCCGGATGCCGACGGGCGGACGAGCGGGTCGTGGTCTATTGCGCGCAAGACCAGGAAGTCGCGGACGAGATTTTCGCGACCGTCCAGGCGGAAACGCCGCTCAAAATCGCGCCCAAGTACGACACCGAGGCGAACAAGTCCGTGAGCCTGGTCGTCGAACTGGAGCAGGAAACCACCCGCCCGCGCTGTGATGTTCACTGGAACAACGAGATTCTCGGCACCATCCGCCTGGCGCGGAAGGGGATTTACCAACCCTACACCAGTCCGTCGGCGGCTCATTTCCCGGCGTGGTCGCGGGCGAAGGACGGCACGTGGCAGGCGTTCGCCGAGCGGGCGCGGGTGCTGCTCGTGAATACGAACCTCGTGCCCCCGGCCGACCGCCCCAAGAGCCTGTTCGACCTCACCGATCCCAAATGGAAGGGCAAGCTCGCGATGGCCAAGCCGCAGTTCGGTACCACCGCGACGCAGGCGGCGTGTCTGCTCGAGACGGTCGGGCCGGACGCGGCGAAGGCGTTCTACCTGGGCCTGAAGGCGAACGGCGTGAACATTGTGCCCGGGAACAAGCAGGCCGCGACGGGCGTGTCCGAGGGCAAGTTCGCGATCGGCATGACCGACACGGACGACGCTTACGAGGAACTCCACGCCGGCAAGCCGGTCGAGATTATCTTTCCGGACGCGGCCGGCTACCCGGCCCACCCCCGCCACGGAACACTGTTCCTCCCGCACACCATCGCCGTCGTCAAAGGCGCGCCGAACCCCGAGGGGGCGAAAGCCCTGATTGACCGGGTGCTGACGATGGAGGGGGCGATGGCGAATAAGGGTGCCTTTCAATTCCCTCTCAACCCCGAAGCCAAGGAGCGTCCACCGACTCCGCTCAAGGGGCGGGCGGAGGTAAAGGCCGCGGAAGTAGACTTCGACAAGGCGGCGGACCTGTGGGACGAAGCGCAGACGTTTCTTCGCCGCGAGTTCGCCCAATGA
- a CDS encoding esterase/lipase family protein, with protein MIDRGTNQGTIFLVGGINDAGFITGGWKLGLRWAGLTHRLVHFRWQHGRWALFTLHDLWNTRRHRQKAAEFADLIRACHREHPGEPIHVLAHSAGTAIASYALEALAPEESVTSAVFVGSGLSPQYDLTPVLARCRKGILAVDSPYDFVFLGIGTTLFGSCDRQFGSAAGRVGFVPAAGHEYAHLVRLPWRRELLWQGWHGGHLSQGHPRFARLTLAKWIREAEHGEQE; from the coding sequence ATGATCGACCGGGGGACCAATCAGGGCACCATTTTTCTCGTCGGCGGCATCAACGACGCCGGGTTCATCACCGGCGGCTGGAAGCTAGGGTTGCGGTGGGCTGGGTTGACGCACCGCCTCGTTCACTTCCGCTGGCAGCACGGCCGATGGGCTTTGTTCACGCTCCACGACCTATGGAACACACGCCGCCATCGCCAGAAAGCGGCCGAGTTTGCGGATCTGATTCGAGCCTGTCACCGCGAACATCCCGGCGAGCCGATCCACGTACTCGCACACTCCGCCGGGACCGCGATCGCGTCTTACGCGCTGGAGGCACTGGCTCCGGAAGAATCGGTCACGTCCGCCGTGTTCGTCGGCTCCGGGCTGTCACCGCAGTATGACCTGACCCCTGTCCTGGCGCGGTGTCGCAAGGGAATACTGGCGGTGGACAGCCCGTATGACTTCGTCTTTCTCGGGATCGGAACAACCCTGTTCGGCTCTTGCGACCGGCAGTTCGGCTCCGCGGCCGGCAGGGTCGGGTTCGTCCCGGCAGCCGGGCACGAATACGCCCACCTCGTCCGGCTACCGTGGCGACGCGAGTTGCTCTGGCAGGGCTGGCACGGAGGGCACCTGTCGCAGGGGCACCCGCGGTTCGCGAGACTCACACTCGCGAAATGGATTCGCGAGGCGGAACACGGCGAACAAGAATGA
- a CDS encoding Rieske 2Fe-2S domain-containing protein, which yields MGMLDHWHPVHPSRELKKKPVEVKLAGKTICLYRTEAGVAAALDNVCPHRRLKLTYGTVVGDRLQCKYHGWTFDPNGNGESPSSPKMHTCTESYEIREAHNYVWLKSRASNPEFPEINKDNYYALGTFSHVIPAPLELTVDNFNEIEHSGTVHDTFGYDLEHLHEVRVRFEATDTSVRVINVGPTKKINPIFAFLLGIRKGDLFHDDWTTRFSPVYSVFDHWWTSPDETREAMVRWRIYIFFSPIDKDNTTATSFAFGKSRYPGPSGGLRQFKRLFRWEIDREIRQDISMLEHMADKSISIDGMKLSRFDRVLGMTRERIAKIYRGEQPQPAGRIEVA from the coding sequence ATGGGCATGTTGGACCACTGGCACCCGGTTCACCCGAGCCGGGAACTGAAGAAAAAGCCGGTCGAAGTTAAATTGGCCGGGAAAACGATCTGCCTGTACCGGACCGAAGCGGGCGTCGCGGCCGCCCTCGATAACGTCTGTCCGCATCGTCGTTTAAAGCTGACTTACGGCACCGTGGTCGGCGACCGGCTGCAGTGCAAGTACCACGGGTGGACGTTCGACCCCAACGGGAACGGCGAAAGTCCCAGCAGCCCGAAGATGCACACCTGCACGGAAAGTTACGAGATCCGCGAGGCCCACAATTACGTTTGGCTGAAAAGTCGGGCAAGTAACCCGGAGTTTCCCGAGATTAACAAGGACAACTATTACGCGCTCGGCACGTTCAGCCACGTCATCCCCGCCCCGCTCGAGCTGACGGTCGATAATTTCAACGAGATCGAACACAGCGGCACGGTCCACGACACCTTCGGGTACGACCTGGAACACCTCCACGAAGTCCGCGTCCGCTTTGAGGCGACGGACACGAGCGTCCGCGTCATCAACGTCGGCCCGACGAAGAAGATCAACCCCATCTTCGCCTTCCTCCTGGGCATCCGCAAAGGCGACCTCTTCCACGACGACTGGACCACGCGATTCTCGCCGGTCTACAGCGTCTTCGACCACTGGTGGACGTCGCCGGACGAGACCCGCGAAGCGATGGTCCGCTGGCGGATCTACATCTTCTTCTCGCCCATCGACAAGGACAACACCACGGCGACGTCGTTCGCCTTCGGCAAGTCCCGCTACCCCGGCCCCTCCGGCGGGCTCCGCCAGTTCAAGAGGCTTTTCCGCTGGGAGATCGACCGCGAGATCCGCCAGGACATCTCGATGCTCGAACACATGGCCGACAAGTCGATTAGCATCGACGGGATGAAACTGAGCCGGTTCGACCGCGTCCTCGGGATGACGCGGGAACGAATCGCGAAGATCTACCGCGGTGAACAGCCGCAACCTGCCGGGCGAATCGAGGTGGCGTAG
- a CDS encoding PP2C family protein-serine/threonine phosphatase — MALALNIGKCSLLGNYRENNEDSIEVKQFPDLIVSIVADGMGGQAAGEIASKRAIEIIPRELRKNLTASLGVDAVKGVARRAIVQANEEIMAMGALDKDMKNMGTTVVMAVWRKGGEMFIAGVGDSRCYLVRDGKIQQLTVDHSLAQALVEAKTISAAEAKEHRFKNVLWKYLGSKEVGDGPEVPVIQVQPGDRFLLCTDGLTGAVSDEQLASYIAGQSDMQACAEGLGQLALDSGSRDNVSCILIEVLETN; from the coding sequence ATGGCGCTCGCGCTCAACATCGGCAAGTGCAGCCTCCTCGGAAACTACCGGGAGAACAACGAAGACTCGATCGAAGTCAAGCAGTTCCCGGATCTCATCGTCAGCATCGTCGCGGACGGGATGGGGGGGCAAGCGGCCGGGGAAATCGCCAGTAAACGGGCGATCGAAATTATTCCCCGGGAACTCCGCAAAAACTTGACCGCGAGCCTCGGCGTCGACGCGGTCAAGGGCGTCGCCCGCCGGGCCATCGTTCAGGCGAACGAAGAAATCATGGCGATGGGCGCCCTCGATAAAGACATGAAGAACATGGGCACCACGGTCGTCATGGCCGTGTGGCGCAAGGGCGGCGAGATGTTCATCGCGGGCGTCGGCGACAGCCGGTGCTATCTCGTTCGCGACGGCAAAATCCAACAACTCACCGTCGACCACTCGCTCGCCCAGGCTCTCGTCGAAGCCAAGACCATTTCCGCGGCCGAAGCCAAGGAACACCGGTTCAAGAACGTCCTCTGGAAATACCTCGGTAGCAAAGAAGTGGGCGACGGGCCGGAAGTCCCGGTCATTCAAGTGCAGCCGGGTGACCGGTTCCTGCTCTGCACCGACGGCTTAACCGGAGCCGTTTCGGACGAGCAGCTGGCTTCTTACATCGCCGGTCAGTCGGACATGCAGGCCTGTGCCGAGGGACTGGGTCAGCTCGCCCTCGATTCCGGCTCGCGGGATAACGTGTCGTGCATCCTGATCGAAGTGCTTGAAACGAACTGA
- a CDS encoding isocitrate/isopropylmalate family dehydrogenase, which yields MAHRVVFVQGGGAGFDQEAAVRRVLTAAGVAIDYDVHCAGRTALDQGKDALPGTLFEAVRAAGVALKTKLLQPQGTVTPTAHGPKSPANYNLDFRRRLGLFASVRPVHNVAGLPSRFTGVNFLLVREITEDLYASSEHEIVPGVVQSFKIVTEAACLRFFRFTFELARKQGRKSIHCIHKANILKLADGLYLECFRKVAKDFPDIAAKDLIVDNTCMQLVSKPQQFEVMAAGNLYGDLLSDLGAGLVGGTSATAAVNHGDGVKVYESVYGAGYETISPDHANPLPLIFPAVEMLKDLGETAAATRIVKAVEAVLTEGKVRPADLGGSAGTAEFTEAVVGKL from the coding sequence ATGGCGCATCGTGTCGTTTTCGTTCAGGGCGGCGGGGCGGGGTTCGACCAGGAGGCGGCCGTTCGCCGGGTGTTGACCGCGGCGGGCGTGGCGATCGATTACGACGTTCACTGTGCCGGCCGCACCGCTCTCGACCAGGGCAAAGACGCGCTGCCGGGGACGTTATTCGAAGCGGTGCGGGCGGCTGGCGTCGCTCTCAAAACGAAGCTGCTTCAGCCGCAAGGAACCGTCACGCCGACCGCCCACGGACCGAAGAGCCCGGCCAACTACAACCTCGACTTCCGACGCCGGCTCGGGCTGTTCGCGTCCGTCCGCCCGGTCCACAACGTCGCCGGGCTGCCGAGCCGGTTCACGGGTGTCAACTTCTTGCTCGTCCGTGAGATCACCGAAGACCTCTACGCATCGAGCGAACACGAAATCGTCCCCGGCGTGGTCCAAAGCTTCAAGATCGTGACCGAGGCGGCGTGTCTGCGGTTCTTCCGTTTCACGTTTGAACTCGCCCGTAAGCAGGGGCGTAAGTCGATCCACTGCATCCACAAGGCGAACATCCTCAAACTCGCGGACGGCCTCTACCTGGAGTGCTTCCGCAAGGTCGCGAAAGACTTCCCCGACATCGCCGCGAAGGATTTGATCGTCGACAACACCTGCATGCAATTGGTTAGCAAGCCGCAGCAGTTTGAAGTCATGGCGGCCGGCAATCTCTATGGCGACTTACTCAGCGACCTCGGCGCCGGGTTGGTCGGCGGCACCAGTGCGACTGCCGCGGTCAACCACGGCGACGGGGTCAAAGTCTACGAGTCCGTTTACGGCGCTGGATATGAAACGATTTCACCGGACCACGCCAACCCTTTGCCGCTGATCTTTCCCGCGGTCGAAATGCTCAAGGATCTCGGCGAGACTGCGGCCGCCACGCGAATCGTCAAGGCCGTGGAAGCGGTTTTAACTGAAGGCAAGGTGCGGCCAGCCGACCTGGGTGGCAGTGCGGGGACGGCGGAATTCACGGAAGCCGTCGTGGGCAAACTGTAA
- a CDS encoding isocitrate/isopropylmalate dehydrogenase family protein: MKVVLIEGDGIGPEVTAAACRVVRAAGVDIDWVRADAGLGAAERYGEPLPEQTLDLIKHHRVALKGPCTTPVGKGFRSINVRLRQGLDLYASLRPVRTLPGIKTPFEAVDLIVVRENTEGLYAGLEHQVVPGVVESLRVITRTAADRIVRFAFEQARHSDRHLVTFCHKADVMRLSDGLFLECARAVADEYPFIRFDEKPIDNVCMELALDPTKFDVLVMENLFGDVISDLCAGLVGGLGVVPGANLGTRYAVFEAVHGSAPDIAGKGLANPIAVVRSAAMLLDHVGERAAAARVERAVARTLEAKVGLTRDLGGDGNTASITDQLVKNLGS; encoded by the coding sequence ATGAAGGTGGTCCTGATCGAAGGGGACGGCATCGGCCCGGAGGTGACGGCGGCCGCGTGCCGCGTCGTCCGGGCGGCCGGCGTGGACATCGACTGGGTCCGCGCGGACGCCGGCCTCGGGGCAGCCGAGCGGTACGGTGAACCGCTGCCCGAACAGACCCTGGACCTCATCAAGCACCACCGCGTCGCTCTCAAGGGGCCGTGTACCACCCCGGTCGGCAAAGGGTTCCGGTCGATCAACGTCCGGCTCCGCCAGGGACTGGATCTTTACGCGAGCCTCCGGCCGGTCCGCACCCTTCCCGGCATCAAAACACCCTTCGAGGCGGTCGACCTCATCGTCGTCCGCGAGAATACCGAAGGACTGTACGCCGGGTTAGAACACCAGGTCGTTCCCGGCGTGGTGGAGAGCCTCCGCGTCATCACCCGCACCGCGGCCGACCGGATCGTGCGGTTCGCGTTCGAGCAGGCCCGTCACTCCGACCGCCACCTCGTCACGTTCTGCCACAAAGCCGACGTCATGCGGCTGTCCGACGGCTTATTCCTCGAATGCGCGCGGGCGGTCGCGGACGAATACCCGTTCATCCGCTTCGACGAGAAGCCGATCGACAACGTCTGCATGGAACTCGCACTCGACCCGACGAAGTTCGACGTGCTGGTGATGGAAAACCTGTTCGGTGACGTGATTTCGGACTTGTGCGCCGGCCTCGTTGGCGGTCTCGGGGTGGTCCCCGGCGCGAACCTCGGCACCCGGTACGCGGTGTTCGAGGCGGTCCACGGCTCGGCCCCGGACATCGCCGGGAAGGGCCTGGCGAACCCGATCGCGGTCGTTCGCAGCGCGGCCATGCTGCTCGACCACGTCGGCGAACGGGCCGCGGCCGCACGGGTCGAGCGGGCCGTCGCCCGAACGCTGGAAGCCAAAGTGGGCCTGACGCGAGACCTCGGCGGCGACGGCAACACCGCCTCGATCACGGACCAACTGGTGAAAAACTTAGGAAGTTAA
- a CDS encoding DEAD/DEAH box helicase: protein MPFKSLGLDAHLVKATRDLGYTEPTPVQAEAIPAALTGRDVIATAQTGTGKTAAFLLPVLHRMINRPRGAALALVISPTRELAEQIESVCRGLSQHTPVRSVLVVGGRPMGPQDRALRAGVDIVIATPGRLMDHMQQGTVRFDRPTTLILDEADSMLDMGFLPDVRRIIARIPNREQTLLFSATMPPVIAKLASEILRNPATVQIGRRAATAVGITQAAYPVPEHLKTSLLRHMLRNTEMPSVLVFCRTKHSARRIARIVGADGFAVAELHSNRTPAQRTKAMEGFRRGEFRVMVATNIAARGLDVDHITHVISLDVPTVPEDYVHRIGRTARAGADGDAFIMVSPAEEGAFSRIERQVGQRLPRITLPDFDYSSTPPRPPSPNGRGPGPAGGSQGRRPAQPPRNAGPAKPPRPGRGTKPGFR, encoded by the coding sequence ATGCCGTTCAAGTCTTTGGGCCTGGATGCCCACCTCGTGAAAGCCACCCGCGATCTGGGTTACACCGAGCCGACGCCCGTCCAAGCCGAAGCCATTCCGGCCGCTCTCACCGGTCGCGACGTCATCGCCACCGCGCAAACCGGCACCGGCAAAACGGCCGCGTTCTTGCTGCCCGTGCTACACCGGATGATCAACCGCCCCCGTGGAGCGGCGCTCGCCCTGGTGATCTCGCCCACCCGCGAACTCGCCGAACAGATCGAATCCGTTTGCCGCGGGTTGTCGCAGCACACTCCCGTTCGGTCCGTTCTCGTCGTCGGCGGGCGGCCGATGGGGCCGCAGGACCGGGCGCTGCGGGCCGGCGTGGACATCGTCATCGCCACGCCCGGACGGTTGATGGACCACATGCAACAAGGGACCGTTCGGTTCGACCGGCCGACGACTCTGATTCTGGACGAAGCCGACAGCATGCTCGACATGGGTTTCCTGCCGGACGTTCGGCGGATCATTGCGCGGATTCCGAACCGCGAGCAAACGCTGCTCTTCTCGGCCACCATGCCACCGGTCATCGCCAAGCTGGCGAGCGAGATCCTCCGCAACCCGGCGACCGTCCAGATCGGCCGCCGGGCCGCGACCGCCGTGGGCATCACCCAGGCCGCGTATCCCGTCCCCGAACACCTGAAGACGTCTCTCCTGCGGCACATGCTGCGGAATACGGAGATGCCGTCCGTACTCGTGTTCTGCCGGACGAAGCACTCGGCCCGGCGGATCGCGCGGATCGTCGGGGCGGACGGGTTCGCGGTCGCCGAGTTGCACAGCAACCGCACCCCGGCCCAGCGGACGAAGGCGATGGAGGGCTTCCGCCGTGGCGAGTTCCGGGTCATGGTGGCGACGAACATCGCCGCCCGCGGACTCGACGTGGATCACATCACGCACGTGATTAGTTTGGACGTGCCGACGGTGCCCGAAGACTACGTTCACCGGATCGGCCGGACGGCCAGGGCCGGGGCCGACGGGGACGCCTTCATCATGGTGTCTCCGGCCGAAGAGGGCGCCTTTTCCCGGATCGAGCGGCAGGTCGGCCAGCGCCTCCCGCGCATCACCCTCCCCGACTTCGATTACTCCTCGACCCCGCCCCGACCGCCGAGCCCGAACGGGCGCGGGCCCGGCCCGGCCGGCGGCTCTCAAGGCCGGCGACCCGCGCAGCCGCCACGGAACGCTGGGCCCGCAAAACCGCCCCGCCCGGGTCGCGGGACAAAGCCCGGCTTCCGCTAA